The sequence below is a genomic window from Wyeomyia smithii strain HCP4-BCI-WySm-NY-G18 chromosome 1, ASM2978416v1, whole genome shotgun sequence.
ACAATGGTCAAGTAAACGTGCGTGAGCTTTTATTTAACCTCTGTCCTcgcaccagagatgccagaactaTTTCGTGTAAATCCGTAGATTCAACGGATTTccacgatttttttcttttcggtaAAATTTCGGATAAAAAGTGAAAATCTGTGTAAATTTTACTGTCAATAACaaccatattttttaaatgggaTAGAATTACGGGaaaattttctttaaatttagTAAATATATTTCCCTCGGGATAGCAAACTGAAAAAATACGTAGAAGTGCAACAAGTCGGTAAATCTACGGAGAAATCCGTAGATCTTGCAAGCCTGCCTCGCACACAAAACGAATGATTGGCGCGTTCACACGGTTCACACCGTTCACACAGAATgctaaatgagaaaaaataacctCATAAAACCTTAAAAGCCGttattgtacatagttataccacaATTTACCCATGTTTTTTTACTGTAAACTTGTAGACCAGGCAAACTTCATCCGTCCatattattttctttatttaattaattttgaatattcAAATTGATTACACACACTTCCAAAGATTCCAAAATACCCACATTGGATGGTATTCGACCATTTTGATCTGCTATCCAAAAACCAGAATTAAAAAAGGTGTCCGGGtggatttttggcttctgtgaatCATCCCGATCATTTTAAGCTGTATTAAAAAAAACCGGTTGAAAGATGTGTTCCTTTTGTATGGGGTCCTTTCCTCCTGAGTCGGAAAGAGTGTTAAACCCtcattgatatttttaaaatcctctttttccaaatttggttccattttcttAATTAATTCTtgagttatgtagaaatttcTGATTCATTTGTATAAAAACCCTCCCCGCCAGAAGAGAAAGGGGTGCAGAACCCCCATAGAAATACTTCTTGCTCCCAGAAacctccacatgtcaaatttggttccattcgctTGATTAGTTatagttgtgcagaaatttgtatagcAACCCCCTTCCCTTCCAGAGTAGAGAggagtgtcgaaccaccataaaACATTTCTGGCCCCCGAAAACCTCCACAAGTCAAATTGATACAATTTGCTTGATCgattctcgagttatgcaaaaatgtgtgtttcatttgtatgcgaACCCTCCATTTCATagaagagaggggtgtcaaacgaCCATTGAAAGATTTCTTGCTTCCAAAAACCTcctcatgccaaatttggttcctcctgattgattagttctcgagttatgcagaaatttgtgtagaATCCAAACCTCTCCTGGTTAGAGTAGGGGGAGTGTCATACcaccataaaaatatttttcgctccCATTCCATTTACTTGACTAATATTCGAGTTattcgaaaaattgtgttttatttgaatagaaaccctccattccaggagagggaggggtatcgaaccaccattgtagtatttctggaactgaCTGGAAGTTCAAGGTAAAAATACTTTGTTTTTATGGTTATAACGAGAAAAATCCTATTCTCTGctctcaccgcaaaatacataaTCCTTTTATCGGAGCGTGCCAAGGTTTCTGCTCTTTTAATGACCGGAAAAAGAAAGCTTTCCACCGGCTTGATCCAAAATGCTGGTATAAAAGTGAACACTGAAAAACGTGCTCACAAATCTGCGTAGATCAGCCGAAGGACGCAAATAGCGCAGCACGAAAATGTATGTACCAgaggcgactcgtccataggtgcaatcTGTTCATTGCACACGGAGACGCCAGGCAAAAAATCCGTCAAGAAAGACACGAACTAGCTCAACCACATTTATTGGGAAACCGAGCTCAAGTAGAATTTCATAAATGCATTGCGCAAAACCGAATCGTACGCCGCCCTTTAATCTACGAACAAATAAGATGTCTGTAAGTGCACTTATCTGAACTTGAGGAGTAAATATTTGGTCCCTTACAGATTGCCCTTTCCGAAAACCGCAGACTTCCTGCGATAGTTCAATGCTGTGAAACAAGATGAGGACTTAACCGTTATATGTTCGGCatggtacccgggtaccttttcagcCTTTATTGCTTCAAACAAAGTTAACCTCAACTCAGCCAGCTAAAATTCCTAGAATGCTCCCAACCAGTGAGAATAAACCACTTTCCATCATCAGACTGTTTATAGCAGCAGCGGGCGTCGGAGGAAGGGGCTTTGGTTTTTATTTCACTGCTTTTTTGGTGTTTAACTACTCAGCAGgctacccgggtacccacccaTATGAAATGCTTTTagctatacattttttttactctcgcttattttccgtcggtctagttccgccactgttgtggccaatcaccgacgcccagggaggcgactccacacccaggaccctaactcacgacccgtttattaacggaccggcaccaacggctttacttcctcatgcgatggaaggcgtgatcccagagatttttcgcctcagaaaatctcccggtgtcggctaggattgaatctagaccagttgggttggttgtgagtggatcacgccacctcacaaccatcgacacctatgtcggcggtgggattcgaacccaggcgtcgagcgtggttggcggagacgttaccaaccacactaggcccccgctcttctTTAGCTATACATATCtaaacaaattttccaatcctTTAATAGTTCATGTTTTATAACCGGTcaagaattggaaaaattaaagGCGTTTCATTTTGatgagtacccgggtactctgTCAAGCACTTACGGGatttaaaattgccgagtacataacgattGTATTGTAGATACACAGAAAACCAAAATTCATAAGTAGCAAATGAATTGTATGCAAACAATAAAGGGTGAACCAAAAGCTTACTCACCTCGCCGGCGTCCAGGTAGGGCAGTACGATATGCAAATAGCTGAGCGGAGGCGGCAGCAGTTGCCCGAGAGCCATCAGCTCCAGCAGCTTGGTGGTGACGTACATCAGCTCCGTCTTTTGACCGTTCATCGTTTCGGCAGATTTCGAACGCCACTGGTGCAGCGCGGAAGCACACAAAGCCCGCAGCAGTACCGAACTGTAGCAAAGTGCTGGCCGGTAGCAGGCGATTAGTCCCAGTATTGACCACAGTATCGGACAGTTGCGAAACACGCGCCTAATCTGCAGATCGCGCTCCATCGTTACCTTGGTGAACTCTTCGTCCGGCCAGGGAAGTCCATTGTACATGACATCCGGAGAAACCAACTCTACTAATAGCAGTGACAAATAGCTGTAACCATCAATCGTGTTCTGATGGTCGACGTCCTGACAGCAGGCCACGATGGCACTGATCAGACGATTCTGCATTTCCACTTCGGGTCCATCGGCTGATTTGACTGGCTGCTTCGGGCCCAGACCAATTATTCCAGCGTGAAGAACCGATAAACGAGCGGCGTTCATCGCTATACCCTGTTTCTGATTCAGCTTTATAAGCAGCTCATCCGGTCTGCTGTAATCAACTGAGTCACTTTCGGTTTGCGATCCAAACAGATTCCCATACAGAAAAAGGGCTCCCTCCAGAATGTCACGCAAAGCAGCCGTTCTTGCAGCTTTCCGCGTGGCACTGTGCCGCGATAGAAGCTGATAGCAGCGGTGGAGATTTGAATCGTCTTCTTCGGAGGTGAGAGCACCTCCGATGCGTGCCTGTTCCAGACAGACGAAGAAATACCGCACGGTCAGCTGGGACAACTTAAGCGTTTCCGACATTGTGAACACGTAAACTTTTGCGTGCATCTCCATGCAATCGATCAGCTTGGCCATCATATGAATCTGCGCGAGCACAGTGCATCGGTTATCCGGATCAGTGACCTCCCCGGTATCCATTGGTTCCGTTCCACCATCTTCCCGTTTGATTCGTTTTGATTCGGTCTGAAATGTTGCAGATGTGTTAGAAtatttctcacaaaaacaggaAATTTTGACCAAAATTACCTTAACCACAGGTTCGTCTTGCTTTTGCCCTTGCTCGTACTGCTCCTGCGGAGCTGACACACTTCTTTCCTGACCCATCAGACCATCCCACACGGAAAGCAGCTTGGGCAGTAGCTCTTGCAGCATTGCAACGCAATTCGTTTTTTTCAGATGCACATTGAACGAATCCCGCTCGAGCTTAACAATCTCAACCAGATTACGGAGGGTGTTGAAGTTTTCCTGATTGCGACCGGTCGGATAGAGAAGCATTCGTTCCAGTGCGATTTCGAACCCGGGTTTCATCTTTGGAAATTCGGCCGAACCGTGCGGACCACCGAGTAGACGGGCCAAAGCGTTCAGGTGCGGTTTACTGGCGGAAGCTGACGCACCACCGGAGGAAGCGCTCAGTATCTGTGcgatcgattgctgcaagaagtAGGACGATTTGAGGCTGGCAAGCAGTATCAAACGGACAGCGCTCTGCTGTGCCAGCGGACATTCACTGAGACAGGTACGCCACAGTAGCTCTCTGGAGGTATCCTTCACGGCGTCCTCCAGCAGGGGACAAGAGCGTTTCTCCAGCACGATCGTTTCCAGCTCTACAAAAAGCATCTCCAGCAGCTCCTGACACCAGGAGTATTTTTCCGCTATTCGTGGCAATGTTAGCAGTACTTGGATCGAACTTTTCTTAACCTTGAGCAAGAGATTAGTGACGATGTGAATAACATTAGCGGTGCTGTAGTTGGCGGGCCAAAATTTCGATTGAACTTTTATTACGTGCAGATGATTATCgttatctggaacaaaaataaagTTTTAATTGAATTCTTACGAATATCCGCAAGTAACTAACAATTCTCTAAAAACACAACCACCAGCGCCTGGGCCAACACTTCGGAGTTTTTCGACAGATGCAACAAATACGGTACGGTCAGCTTGTTGTTGGTTTCCCGTTCGATAATTTCCCTGAGGGCGGCACGCAGATCATTCTCGTTGGTTGCTGCCAGATAACTTAGAACCTCTACCTCGGAGTCGACCTGGTCGTACTCACCGGTAAACCGTCTCAATCCACAGAACAGCATCTTCGTGATCACCCGGGAGGGGAAGCAACCGCCCAACCGAGCAACAACCCAGTCGAAATACGGCGAATACTGGGCGAACGTATTTAGCAGACCGCTGATGCATGCGTCAATCTCTTTATCATCCAGCTTACTAAAGCAAAGCGCCGTTAGGCCCATCAGACAGCGAATAGCGTTGCAGCCGAGCCACAAGTTGCAGGACATTCGGATGTCCAGTGGACGACGGCGGCTGTGCTTGTCGCAAATTTCCCCCAGTAGCCGCAGGCACCAGGACGATATGAGTGGGGACCATGCTGGAGGACCTGTCGTCACCAAACGCTCCAATGCTTCATGGATCTCCTGCACGGCGTCGTCTTCCTGCGATCGGTCTGCgttgtttttctgcagcaaatAAATGTATTTGGATGCGGTCCAATTTTGTATTCCAGTAACTTACTTCGACATTGTTCAGATAGGCTTTCACGGCACCGTTGAACACGAGCGAGAAGTACTCGAACACAGCGTCCCGCGTCGATGGAAGATCCTCCAACAGGTGCAAGCTGCATTTAACTAGGGCAGCCGGGTCTTTCAGCGGAATTCCCTTGTACAGCAGGGAAACGCTGCTAACAAAGTATTGCAGCTCGGCCAACACGGGTTGTTTAATCATCGCGTTGCGAAAAGTTAGCTAAAATAGAGGAAATATGCTAG
It includes:
- the LOC129719064 gene encoding integrator complex subunit 5, which translates into the protein MIKQPVLAELQYFVSSVSLLYKGIPLKDPAALVKCSLHLLEDLPSTRDAVFEYFSLVFNGAVKAYLNNVEKNNADRSQEDDAVQEIHEALERLVTTGPPAWSPLISSWCLRLLGEICDKHSRRRPLDIRMSCNLWLGCNAIRCLMGLTALCFSKLDDKEIDACISGLLNTFAQYSPYFDWVVARLGGCFPSRVITKMLFCGLRRFTGEYDQVDSEVEVLSYLAATNENDLRAALREIIERETNNKLTVPYLLHLSKNSEVLAQALVVVFLENYNDNHLHVIKVQSKFWPANYSTANVIHIVTNLLLKVKKSSIQVLLTLPRIAEKYSWCQELLEMLFVELETIVLEKRSCPLLEDAVKDTSRELLWRTCLSECPLAQQSAVRLILLASLKSSYFLQQSIAQILSASSGGASASASKPHLNALARLLGGPHGSAEFPKMKPGFEIALERMLLYPTGRNQENFNTLRNLVEIVKLERDSFNVHLKKTNCVAMLQELLPKLLSVWDGLMGQERSVSAPQEQYEQGQKQDEPVVKTESKRIKREDGGTEPMDTGEVTDPDNRCTVLAQIHMMAKLIDCMEMHAKVYVFTMSETLKLSQLTVRYFFVCLEQARIGGALTSEEDDSNLHRCYQLLSRHSATRKAARTAALRDILEGALFLYGNLFGSQTESDSVDYSRPDELLIKLNQKQGIAMNAARLSVLHAGIIGLGPKQPVKSADGPEVEMQNRLISAIVACCQDVDHQNTIDGYSYLSLLLVELVSPDVMYNGLPWPDEEFTKVTMERDLQIRRVFRNCPILWSILGLIACYRPALCYSSVLLRALCASALHQWRSKSAETMNGQKTELMYVTTKLLELMALGQLLPPPLSYLHIVLPYLDAGEIVYVLKECVWNYMKDHVPSPVLFVCDPTGFHWRDPQTSRPPPQYTNPLRHTMQRKLDRLGHLYQQMFFGPELRDPSLLNPPPQPSPVVLVNGLGGPQQLPLPHATANGNGLPPVVAPGAPNGNGHHLGINNSGPVLLGPVVTID